From a single Planctellipticum variicoloris genomic region:
- a CDS encoding transglutaminase family protein — MRYRVTHTTTYSGDEPVSVCHNEARLRPRRLRYQICRSHELHILPAPAIQTLRSDYFGNDVSVFSFNQGYDTLKVTAVSDVHLTPHGRAANDPSPPWEEVLENLTSRPTESDLFACEFAYESPRVRISPKLADYARTSFPAGRPMLAAIADLTSRIHREFKFDSRATHVHSTVDEVFEMRRGVCQDFAHVEIAALRSLGLAARYVSGYLRTYPAAGQPRLVGADASHAWLSIYCGTLGWVDLDPTNNVFPDTEHITIAWGRDYDDVPPLRGVYIGGGRHALSVGVDVLPIEDEPAVEIA, encoded by the coding sequence ATGCGCTATCGCGTCACTCACACCACGACCTACTCGGGCGACGAACCGGTCTCGGTCTGTCACAACGAAGCCCGACTGCGTCCCCGGCGGCTGCGCTATCAGATCTGCCGATCGCACGAGCTCCACATTCTGCCCGCCCCGGCGATCCAGACCCTGCGGTCGGACTACTTCGGAAACGACGTCTCCGTTTTTTCATTCAACCAGGGCTACGACACCCTCAAGGTGACCGCCGTCAGCGACGTGCACCTGACGCCGCACGGCCGCGCCGCCAACGATCCGAGCCCCCCGTGGGAGGAGGTCCTCGAGAACCTCACCTCGCGACCGACCGAGTCGGATCTCTTCGCCTGCGAATTCGCCTACGAATCGCCGCGAGTGCGTATCTCCCCCAAGCTGGCCGACTACGCCCGCACATCGTTTCCCGCCGGCCGGCCGATGCTGGCTGCCATCGCCGATCTGACCTCGCGAATTCACCGCGAATTCAAATTCGACTCACGGGCCACCCACGTGCACTCGACGGTCGACGAAGTGTTTGAAATGCGCCGCGGCGTCTGCCAGGACTTCGCGCACGTCGAAATCGCCGCGCTGCGGTCGCTGGGGCTCGCCGCCCGCTACGTCAGCGGCTACTTGCGAACGTACCCGGCCGCCGGGCAGCCCCGTCTCGTCGGCGCCGATGCGTCGCACGCCTGGCTGTCGATCTACTGCGGCACGCTGGGCTGGGTCGATCTCGACCCCACCAATAACGTGTTCCCCGACACCGAACACATTACCATCGCCTGGGGCCGAGACTACGACGACGTCCCCCCCCTGCGGGGCGTTTACATCGGCGGCGGGCGGCACGCGCTGTCGGTCGGCGTCGATGTCCTGCCGATCGAGGACGAACCCGCCGTCGAGATCGCGTAG
- a CDS encoding circularly permuted type 2 ATP-grasp protein, producing MASVATPSTVSLQDYAPPPWVYDEVFQADRSPRPHWNRFLEAFRNVSPDELTQRTIQADRVLKQNGVTYNVFGDGGESQRPWRLDLLPAIVAGEEWDRVERALDQRAKLLDAVIRDLHGPQKLLKDRWLPPEAVYAHPGFVRAFHHLRPSTEQALTLYSAELARLPDGGWQVMADRSEAPPGAAFALENRIVTSRAMPQVMHRVGVQRLAPFFVRLLNALKQRGSRPSENLRVVLLTPGPRHPLYFEDIYLARYLNLTLVEGGDLAVREDRVYLKTLGGLLPVDVIYSRGAEAQIDPLELGGSAPHGIPGILQAVRKGHVAIANTPGCGLIETPVFMAFLPELCRRFTGEDLHLPSVPTWWCGDPQQRQYVLDNLNSLVIKPAYQKSGGEEILPGSLSAGRLAELRARIIARPHAFIAQETVHRSASPVWSDGGIHCGHLALRVFLVADSPHSYSIMPGGLIRVATTTAPMELSITAGLGSKDLWVLSDGPIEHVTLLEPDDQPVPLRRTGAAFPSRVADDLFWLGQSLDRADFLCRLLRPVVDRLTAESEEDWPELPVLIRALADQGQIEPGFAVDGLDEQLPELTENLPKVIFDPAEPRGLAAAISEMKRLASLARDWLSPDTWRTIHHITTIFQTAGGRRRVDLADAYGALNQLMVDLAAVSGLIQDGMIRGPAWRLLDMGRRIERGRITASLIVSTLQTGKVADKAVLRVLLEILDCRMTYRSRYLDNVQQNAVLDLAVTDETNPHSVAFQVVTLADHVDMLPRDLVAPLRTEEKRLAMAAVHDVRMLTPEQLTDSPPLEVERVLTDLEHQLRTLSDTLTRKYLVHSGAPRQITDSEGR from the coding sequence ATGGCCTCTGTGGCGACACCATCGACTGTTTCGCTGCAGGACTATGCCCCGCCGCCGTGGGTCTATGACGAAGTCTTCCAGGCCGACCGTTCGCCACGACCGCACTGGAACCGCTTCCTGGAGGCCTTCCGGAACGTCAGCCCCGACGAGCTGACGCAACGGACGATCCAGGCCGATCGAGTCCTGAAACAGAACGGCGTCACCTACAACGTCTTCGGAGACGGCGGCGAGTCGCAACGGCCCTGGCGACTCGACCTGCTCCCCGCCATCGTTGCGGGCGAAGAATGGGACCGGGTCGAACGGGCGCTCGATCAGCGAGCCAAACTCCTGGACGCAGTGATCCGCGACCTCCACGGACCGCAGAAGCTTCTGAAAGACCGCTGGCTCCCTCCCGAAGCCGTCTACGCCCATCCGGGCTTCGTCCGCGCGTTCCACCACTTGCGACCGTCGACGGAGCAGGCCCTGACGCTCTACTCGGCCGAACTCGCCCGACTCCCGGATGGCGGCTGGCAGGTGATGGCCGACCGCTCCGAAGCCCCCCCCGGAGCCGCGTTCGCCCTGGAAAACCGAATCGTCACCTCGCGGGCCATGCCGCAGGTGATGCATCGCGTCGGAGTCCAGCGACTGGCGCCGTTCTTCGTCCGCCTCCTGAACGCGCTCAAGCAGCGCGGATCGCGACCGTCGGAGAACCTGCGCGTCGTGCTCCTCACGCCGGGCCCCAGACACCCGCTGTACTTCGAGGACATTTATCTCGCCCGGTATCTCAATCTGACGCTGGTCGAGGGCGGCGACCTGGCCGTCCGCGAGGACCGCGTCTATCTCAAGACCCTGGGGGGGCTGCTGCCGGTCGACGTCATCTATTCCCGGGGGGCCGAGGCTCAGATCGATCCGCTGGAACTCGGCGGCTCCGCACCGCATGGCATCCCGGGAATTCTGCAGGCGGTCCGCAAGGGCCATGTGGCCATCGCCAACACGCCCGGCTGCGGCCTGATCGAAACGCCAGTCTTCATGGCGTTTCTGCCGGAGTTGTGCCGACGTTTCACCGGGGAAGACCTCCACCTGCCATCGGTCCCGACCTGGTGGTGCGGGGACCCGCAGCAGCGGCAATACGTCCTCGACAATCTGAATTCGCTGGTCATCAAACCCGCCTATCAGAAGAGCGGCGGCGAAGAGATTCTGCCGGGTTCGCTGAGCGCCGGCCGCCTCGCGGAACTGCGGGCAAGGATCATCGCCCGCCCCCACGCCTTCATCGCCCAGGAAACCGTCCATCGTTCGGCGTCTCCCGTCTGGTCGGACGGCGGCATCCACTGCGGACACCTGGCCCTCCGCGTCTTCCTGGTCGCCGACTCGCCGCACAGCTACAGCATCATGCCCGGCGGCCTGATTCGCGTCGCTACAACCACGGCCCCCATGGAGCTGTCGATCACCGCAGGTCTCGGCAGCAAAGACCTGTGGGTCCTGTCGGACGGTCCCATCGAACACGTAACGCTGCTGGAACCGGACGATCAACCGGTGCCCCTCCGCCGCACTGGCGCCGCATTCCCCAGCCGGGTCGCCGACGATCTCTTCTGGCTGGGACAATCGCTCGACCGGGCCGACTTCCTCTGCCGTCTGCTGCGACCGGTCGTCGACCGCCTCACGGCAGAGTCCGAAGAGGACTGGCCGGAACTCCCCGTGCTGATCCGGGCTCTCGCCGACCAGGGTCAGATCGAACCCGGCTTCGCCGTCGACGGCCTCGACGAACAGTTGCCCGAGCTGACGGAAAATCTCCCCAAAGTCATCTTCGATCCCGCCGAGCCGCGGGGCCTCGCCGCGGCGATTTCCGAGATGAAACGACTGGCCTCGCTGGCCCGGGACTGGCTCTCGCCCGATACCTGGCGGACGATTCATCACATCACCACGATCTTCCAGACTGCGGGCGGACGACGGCGCGTCGACCTCGCCGATGCCTACGGCGCCCTCAATCAGTTGATGGTCGACCTCGCCGCCGTCAGCGGACTGATTCAGGACGGCATGATTCGCGGCCCCGCCTGGAGACTGCTCGACATGGGCCGGCGGATCGAGCGCGGCCGCATCACCGCCAGTCTGATCGTGAGCACGCTGCAGACCGGCAAGGTCGCCGACAAAGCCGTCCTTCGAGTTCTGCTGGAGATCCTGGACTGCCGCATGACCTATCGTTCGCGCTATCTCGACAATGTCCAGCAGAACGCGGTCCTCGATCTGGCGGTGACGGACGAGACGAATCCCCATTCGGTCGCCTTCCAGGTCGTCACGCTCGCCGATCACGTCGACATGCTGCCGCGCGATCTTGTCGCGCCCCTGCGGACCGAAGAGAAACGGCTGGCGATGGCCGCCGTCCACGACGTGCGGATGCTGACCCCCGAACAACTTACCGATTCCCCGCCCCTCGAAGTCGAGCGGGTCCTCACCGATCTGGAGCACCAGCTCCGCACGCTCTCCGACACTCTGACCCGCAAATACCTGGTCCATTCCGGAGCACCCAGGCAGATTACCGACTCGGAGGGACGCTGA